A DNA window from Loxodonta africana isolate mLoxAfr1 chromosome 7, mLoxAfr1.hap2, whole genome shotgun sequence contains the following coding sequences:
- the LOC100662848 gene encoding olfactory receptor 2D3 has protein sequence MGEDNQTFVAEFIFLGLSQDLRTQILLFILFLIIYLLTVLGNLLIIILIHMDSQLHTPMYFFLSNLSFADLCFSTSIVPQMLIHLLVKKKMISFFRCMTQIIVFLLVGCTECALLAVMSYDRYVAVCKPLHYSTIMTQQVRLQLAIGSWASGALVSVVDTTFTFHLPYRGQKIINHYFCEPPALLKLASVDTYGTEMAIFAMGVVILLAPVSLILISYWNIISTVLQMQSGEGRLKAFSTCGSHLIVVILFYGSGIFTYMRPNSKTTKERDKMVSVFYTVVTPMLNPIIYSLRNKDIKKALRKLAGRKSFSQRR, from the coding sequence ATGGGGGAAGACAATCAAACCTTTGTGGCTGAATTTATCTTCCTGGGACTTTCACAGGACTTGCGGACCCAAATTCTACTATTTATCCTTTTTCTCATCATTTATCTGTTGACTGTACTGGGAAACCTGCTCATCATCATTCTCATCCATATGGATTCTCaactccacacccccatgtactttttccttagCAATCTCTCTTTTGCAGATCTCTGTTTCTCTACTAGCATTGTCCCTCAAATGTTGATCCACCTCCTAGTAAAGAAAaagatgatttctttttttcgGTGTATGACACAGATAATTGTCTTCCTTCTGGTTGGGTGTACAGAGTGTGCACTGTTGGCAGtgatgtcctatgaccgctacgtGGCTGTCTGCAAGCCCCTGCACTACTCCACCATTATGACCCAGCAGGTACGTCTTCAGTTGGCCATCGGGTCCTGGGCTAGTGGGGCTCTAGTGTCTGTGGTGGATACCACGTTTACTTTTCATCTTCCGTATCGGGGACAGAAAATAATCAACCACTACTTTTGTGAACCTCCTGCCCTTTTGAAGCTGGCTTCAGTAGATACTTACGGCACAGAAATGGCCATCTTTGCAATGGGTGTGGTAATCCTTCTAGCTCCTGTCTCCCTTATCCTTATCTCTTACTGGAATATTATCTCCACTGTGCTCCAGATGCAGTCTGGAGAGGGGAGACTCAAGGCTTTCTCTACATGTGGCTCCCACCTCATTGTTGTTATCCTTTTCTATGGATCAGGAATATTTACCTACATGCGACCAAACTCCAAGACCACAAAAGAGCGGGATAAGATGGTATCTGTATTCTACACAGTGGTAACTCCAATGCTGAACCCCATAATTTATAGCCTGAGGAACAAGGACATCAAAAAGGCTCTCAGAAAACTAGCTGGAAGAAAGTCTTTCTCTCAGAGGCGATGA